The proteins below come from a single Sporosarcina sp. FSL K6-3457 genomic window:
- the secA gene encoding preprotein translocase subunit SecA: MLGVLNKVFDMNKRDLKRLDKIADKVEKLATQMEQLTDDQLTAKTEEFKERFVKGETLDDLQVEAFAVVREASRRVLGMYPFRVQIIGAAALHEGNIAEMKTGEGKTLTSTLSIYLNALAGKGAHVVTVNEYLASRDAMEMGQLYEFLGMTVGLNLNSLSKDEKREAYSADITYSTNNELGFDYLRDNMVLYNEHKVQRPLFYAVIDEVDSILIDEARTPLIISGQAAKAAELYRLANMFTRSLKNEEDYSYDESTKGVVLTESGIEKAEAAFSIDNLFDLQHVTLNHAINQSLKAHASMHNDIDYVVQEGEVIIVDSFTGRLMKGRRYSDGLHQAIEAKEGLEVQNETMTLATITFQNFFRMYEKLSGMTGTAKTEEEEFRNIYNMNVIAIPTNRPIARDDRADLIYSTMEGKYKAVAEDIKERNAKGQPVLVGTVAIETSEIISKYLTKYGVKHNVLNAKNHGREAEIILEAGQKGSVTIATNMAGRGTDIKLGEGVQELGGLAVLGTERHESRRIDNQLRGRSGRQGDAGVTQFYLSLEDELMRRFGSDQMKSMMTKLGMDDTTPIQSKMVSRSVESAQKRVEGNNFDARKRLLQYDDVLRQQREIIYKERNEVLESANIREVLENMLTNIVDQSVALHTTEEKQEDWNLKGLEDFLGANLLPEDRLTIADMRGKSAEELTALIQQAVTERYDEKEAEMSEERMREFEKVVLLRAIDSKWTDHIDAMDQLRHGIHLRAYGQTDPLREYQSEGFAMFEEMLASIEADASKYVMKAEIRNNLEREEVVKAQAINPKEDGEKVTKKPVRRAVNIGRNDPCTCGSGKKYKNCHGRA; this comes from the coding sequence ATGCTTGGCGTATTGAATAAAGTGTTTGATATGAATAAACGGGATTTGAAACGTCTCGACAAGATTGCGGATAAGGTTGAAAAACTTGCTACGCAGATGGAGCAACTAACGGATGATCAATTGACTGCGAAGACAGAGGAGTTCAAGGAGCGCTTTGTAAAGGGCGAGACACTTGATGATCTTCAGGTAGAGGCATTTGCAGTTGTTCGTGAAGCGTCTCGTCGTGTGTTAGGCATGTATCCGTTCCGTGTACAAATTATTGGAGCGGCTGCTTTACATGAAGGTAATATTGCTGAGATGAAGACGGGTGAAGGGAAAACGTTGACGTCTACACTGTCCATTTACTTAAATGCGCTTGCTGGCAAAGGTGCGCATGTTGTGACGGTCAACGAATACTTAGCTAGTCGTGATGCTATGGAAATGGGCCAGCTGTATGAGTTTTTAGGAATGACAGTTGGTTTGAACTTAAATAGTTTATCGAAAGATGAGAAGCGTGAAGCGTACAGTGCGGATATTACGTACAGCACGAATAACGAGCTTGGTTTTGATTATTTACGTGATAATATGGTGCTTTATAATGAGCATAAAGTACAACGTCCGTTGTTTTACGCAGTTATTGATGAGGTTGACTCGATTTTAATTGACGAGGCGCGTACACCGCTAATCATTTCTGGGCAGGCTGCGAAGGCGGCTGAGCTGTATCGCTTGGCGAATATGTTTACGAGGTCGCTCAAGAATGAAGAGGATTATTCATATGATGAGTCGACAAAAGGTGTTGTCTTAACGGAAAGTGGTATTGAGAAGGCAGAGGCCGCGTTCAGTATCGACAACTTATTCGATTTGCAGCATGTTACGCTAAACCATGCCATCAATCAATCGTTGAAGGCGCATGCGAGTATGCATAATGATATCGATTATGTTGTGCAGGAAGGCGAAGTTATCATTGTCGATTCATTTACAGGACGTTTGATGAAGGGCCGCCGGTATAGTGACGGCTTACACCAAGCAATTGAGGCGAAGGAAGGTCTTGAAGTCCAAAATGAAACAATGACGCTTGCGACAATTACATTCCAGAACTTCTTCCGAATGTATGAAAAGCTGTCAGGTATGACAGGTACGGCGAAAACAGAGGAAGAGGAATTCCGTAATATTTATAATATGAATGTTATTGCGATTCCTACAAATCGTCCGATTGCCCGGGATGACCGTGCGGATTTGATTTATTCGACAATGGAGGGTAAATACAAAGCTGTTGCGGAGGATATTAAAGAACGCAATGCGAAAGGTCAGCCGGTTTTAGTTGGTACAGTTGCGATTGAAACATCTGAGATCATTTCGAAGTATTTGACGAAGTATGGTGTGAAACATAATGTGTTGAACGCGAAAAACCATGGTCGTGAAGCGGAAATTATTTTGGAGGCAGGTCAAAAAGGCTCTGTGACGATTGCAACGAATATGGCTGGACGTGGTACGGATATTAAATTGGGTGAAGGTGTCCAAGAGTTAGGCGGTCTAGCCGTTCTCGGTACGGAACGACATGAGTCACGCCGTATTGATAATCAGCTTCGTGGTCGTTCTGGTCGTCAAGGTGATGCGGGTGTGACGCAATTCTATTTATCACTTGAGGATGAATTGATGCGCCGTTTTGGTTCGGATCAAATGAAGTCAATGATGACGAAACTCGGGATGGATGATACGACGCCGATTCAGTCAAAAATGGTGTCACGTTCGGTTGAATCTGCCCAGAAACGGGTAGAGGGTAATAACTTCGATGCACGGAAACGTTTGCTGCAGTATGATGATGTGTTGCGTCAACAACGTGAAATCATCTATAAGGAACGTAACGAAGTGTTGGAGTCAGCGAATATCCGTGAAGTATTGGAAAATATGTTGACGAATATTGTCGATCAATCGGTTGCGCTTCATACGACAGAAGAAAAACAAGAGGATTGGAATTTAAAAGGGCTTGAAGATTTCCTTGGGGCCAACTTATTGCCAGAAGATCGTTTGACAATTGCTGATATGCGTGGCAAGTCGGCGGAAGAGTTGACGGCATTGATTCAACAGGCAGTTACGGAGCGCTACGATGAGAAAGAAGCAGAAATGTCGGAAGAGCGCATGCGTGAATTCGAAAAGGTTGTTTTGCTTCGTGCTATCGATTCGAAGTGGACGGATCACATCGATGCTATGGACCAATTGCGTCATGGGATTCATTTACGTGCTTATGGTCAAACAGATCCGTTACGTGAATATCAATCGGAAGGCTTTGCGATGTTTGAGGAGATGCTTGCGTCCATTGAAGCGGACGCGTCCAAGTATGTCATGAAGGCAGAAATCCGCAATAATCTTGAGCGTGAAGAGGTTGTCAAGGCACAGGCCATCAATCCAAAAGAGGATGG